The Zeugodacus cucurbitae isolate PBARC_wt_2022May chromosome 4, idZeuCucr1.2, whole genome shotgun sequence genome includes the window CTATCTACGAATATAACAGACTACTCAGTTGGCAGAAATCGTAATCTTTTGAAATTTGTGGAATTTTACGCCAAATGTACCAATAAATcaagtacaaataaaaaattaccaatAATTACgattttacatttcatttaatgttgAGTTAATGTTGAAATTTGAGACATACTTCCATACTCTTCAAACAGTGCTTCCTAAAAATGTAAACTCATGGTTGTTATCTGGGTATTCTAggatatttaactaaatagTAATATGTAATCTTGTTTCAATAGCAAGAGTAATTATACTGGCGACTATATTTCAGAATACTTACAAAATTGGGGTGTAAAATGCATATGTAAACGGGTaaacctatgtatgtatattatgtttattttaaagttttacaagTTAAAGGAATATAGTTATTTGATTGTTTTGTTACATAATATCACAATgcaagaaaattatttacatataaacttttcaaatacatatatacacgttaATTTTTTAGATTCTGTAACGCAAATCACATCGATTGTATCTCACGTAAATTCATGTGTGGAAGAACAAGAAGTAACTTTAATGCTTCTTAATTTGCAAAACTCATTGTCGAATAGATCGCCTAATATTGTAAAGCCTTCAAGGAAAATTGTGAAAGAAGGAAGATTGTTTAAAATTTCTCGTAATGGATCTCAGCTTAAGCGGTTTTGTGTTCTAATGTCTGACATTTTTATGTACTGTAAAATATTGAAGGATCGTGAAATAAATACTGCCGTAGAAAATGCTTTGGAATGCTGTTGCATATTTCCCTTgaagaaatgtaaaatttacgAACTGTTCCCAGACAGTTTTAAAATTACTTGTCAAGGCGATGCGATCATATTTAGTTCATCAGATTTACAACTTGTACGTTCTTGGATAAATTGTATTCGGGGTACTATAAACTTACATATCCAGTGTAGAAAGACATTGCGCAAAGAATCTAGTAAGCGCAAACCAACCAGgtgtctatattttttatttatataataattggaaagaattatacatatatatttctaggaagaagaatatgaaatattttgagaaCGATTGCCAGAAGAGAGAATTACCGGTACGGTGAGTTATGGATAAATTGCAATTTGGTTTCGTAAATGATTGTAAGAAATCTCGGTTTGATgccaataatttttgtaatttcgtataattttataatgtttATTGGGGTTTAATTGGATATTGTAATTTCATACATGCATCATTTCGAACGCGCAATTGCGATTTATCCATTTGAAGGTGCATGTtcgtattattaattaatattaatatattttaggaaCACAATAAACGTAAAAGTTGCCAGGATGTTGGTGATAAAGCGATTGGCTGCTTtccgtttaaaaaaaattgctatcaaacaaatataaatacagaaAGTGATCTTAAACACAAGAGGACAGTGAAGGCACTTTCAGATACCAGAAGTTTTACCACAGAACTTTCAACAGAGCAAGAGCAAGACTATATTTTACAGCCATCACCTCATAAACGagtaaaatttgatttcaaGGAAAATAACGCAAGTTACACAAATGAGCAAAATGCAACTAAAAATGTGGATACAGAAGTGTCTTTGactgataaaatatataattttttttcaaatattttttaatatatgtactagttaataccaacaacaatatattGTTATTCGAACTAATATTCAAATGCATGTCATTGGCATATTGACTATTAGATTCGATCGTCACTTATGGAGTCCGTTAAGTGGACACATGTTAAATTGTAAGATGAACCTTCGCACTTAGCACATATGGTCCGCCCTAAGTTGACATACGTTACACATATTAGATTTTAACCCTAACTTGGtcactatttacatatgtaaatattcgatttttaaaatagctattattttcacattttcggtCCTATAGAATTACGATTCGGACTCAGTGActattttttgatgtttttcctgtgaatagaaaaaaataaaaattataaagttaatttaccgtaacttttttcaattttccattttttcttcaTAATCGGGCACtatttacatttgtaaatattttttgtttttgcgtttttaaaacaatacaatttatttattaaattatgtgcttataaataagaaaaaataagaaatacataaattgcaaatttagttttttatacatagatTGCATTTTGTTTGCACTTTGCTGTGTTCGATGCAAACCGGTTTTTTACACTGGCCACAAACTTTGCGTGTTGAACGCTTCCTTTTGCCTTCTTCTTGATAGCACATATAGCAAGCACCTTTTATTTTCGAATGCCCACGATCATCTTCGTCTGGGACAAAATCATAATTCCTTTCGCTATGCAATGCATGAATAGGTACACCAACAATGCACTCAATTGCACTCAATGttggaaaatatgaaatgacACGAGGAATCTGGGATCTTTTCAAAATTGTTGGCAAAAAAATTGTTCTGCtaattgctgcaaaaacaaACGACGTCCACCTGTTTTGATGAATAGTACAAATATAAAACGTTCCTATTTACTACAaatgttatgaaaaataattaccaTTTCGGGATACAAATTGTGATGGAAAAttttctgtatatattatataggtcGCAAGTGCTCAAATGTCcagaatattataaaatagagCAAGTGGCCAACGATGTGTTTTGCGTTTTGTGGAATACTGCCGTAGCATATGATCCATTACGTCAACACCTCCTTTCGTCtcgttgtaaaataaaataacattggGTTTTTGCTTTATACCCGAGATGGTGTCGTCACATGGCATTGTTAAAAGTAAAACAACGGCTTTGTTCTTTTTGGGAACATAGGAGcaaattgtcttgttttctccatatccaaatatgctcGAATGTTCCAACCTTTGCGGGGAGGGCTTGAACTCCGAGGGCAAGCatgctttgtttttttcatGGTTCCAACCAAAGACAATTTCCAGCTTGCAAGTGCATCTGCAAGTGGAAGACTTGTAAAGAAGTTGTCGCATGTGACATTTCTTCCAGTATTTTTGTACTGTCCAACCAAATCTTTAACCACTCTTTCTCCTTGGTTTTTTTTCTCTGTCACTGCCCGATTTACCAGTATAAATTTGACCAGTCAGAGGGTAGTATGATTTCGCATCACATACCCACCATAGCTTTATGCCGTATTTGGCTGGCTTGGATGGAATATACTGCGTAAACTTGGTTCGGCCTCTAAAAGGAAAGGATATTATTCTTAAAAGttactctctttctctctctaatTATTAGATTTTTACGGAATATCAACTTCTCTCTAAaataacatataaaaatgtacgtatttacaaatgtaaataGTGCCCGAAATCGTAGTAAAAAGTTGGTGCCCAAGTTAGGGTTAAGatgaatatttatactctcgcaacaaatgctgctaaagagagtattatagttttgttcacataacggttgtttgttacacccaaaactaaacgagttagatatagggttatatataccaaagtgatcagggtgaagagtggagttcaaatccgaatgtctgtctgtccgtccgtccgtccgtctgtgcaagctgtaacttgagtaaaaattaagatattttgatgaaacttggcatacttatttcttggcaccataagaaggttgctttcgaaaatgatcgaaattggaccactgccacgcccacaaaatggcgaaaaccgaaaacacaaagtgccataactaagccataaataaagctttggaaTTTTGGTATGaacgatcgcactatgaaggggcatattcggatgtattttttttggggaagtgggcgtggccccgccccctactaagttttttgtacatatctcgtaaaccaatagagctatataaaccaaactttctgcagtcgtttttttagccacttcctaatacagtccaaaaatgaaagaaatcggattataaccacgcccaccttccatacaaaagttaggttgaaaattactaaaagtgggttaactcactaacgaaaaacgtcagaaatactaaatttcacataagaaatggcagatgaaagctgcagtcaaattttttttgcaaaatggaaaatgggcgtggcgtcgcccacttatgggtcaaaaaccatacctcaggaactactcgaccgatttccatgaaacttggtttgtaatagtttccttacatcccaatgatatgttgtgaaaataggccaaatcgcttcacaaccacgcctacttcctatataccagaactttgaagacgatctgaatcgtttacattacaatagataaagtaagcactagtgaagatatcggtgcagaactttgcacaaatactacgtttatagtgtggcagccctattctaaaaatcaccgaaatcggaccatagattgttaaggccccatatatcgaacatgaggacctcggtacttctaacctaatattagggtttccaactttcaatggactttatacaaaatatacatatgacgaatatgtgggtgaaattgtgtattatataatgtaaataaagttccttacttgttatatttagttttaagaattagaataagtatataaattatgaaaataaagtcAGTCTTTAGGTAGACTCAAAGCGAGTCAGTGTCGTAAAACCCAAATTATGTAGTTTTTTACAACAGGATTCCTTTTTcatatgacactattcatgtaagtGGGAGATATGTACATTAGGATGGAGCGATTTGACCCTTTTGATTTTCGGCATACCTGTAGAAAGTTGCTGTTTGAggtaaaaataaaacacaagaAAAATAAGTAATCTCGTGCTATGTTTGAAGGTTCCCCTATCGACTTGAAGTTTTGACAATTTATctcaaatattcatatattcttaGCGATACTATGTTATACCCCTGatagacggcggcgttaatccGGATcttctcaaaattttagagagagtagtggcattttcgttagcaacattgttaaacatggccgctttaaACCTATtgtgaataaaaatatgcaatactgacagctaatattcaattaaatgcaaacaaaaacatacatacattttctaaaatggaagttcttataataacatatttatgtatattttttagtagttagtgattttgtactaagtGTGCGgctaatacccctgacagacggcgtcATTATTTCGGGTTAACTgttttaatcggggttaattcgagagttatctcagttaactccgtttgctaactcccatttaatcctcaaaattttagagagttagtgggagttcgtggcattttcgttggcaacattgttaaacatgtccgctttttatctattgtgaatgaaaatatgcaatactgacaactgtttttcaattaagtttaaacaaaaacatacgcatgtaATTTTTGCTAAAATGGAAGCTCTAATAattacgtatttatgtatatttttttttagtaattagtgattttgtactatttgtgcggctaacaaccgcaataattgctttctatccaattttatttcaccaaaatggaaatatttttgccaatcagctgttatgggagtttataactcgctttgctgccgtctgtcacccacaaaatcggaactgattaaaagcgcagttaatccgagttaactctgccgtctgtctagcgtataaTACCCCTGgcagacggcggcgttatttcagaataactgctttaatcgaggttaattcgagagttatctccgTTAACTctgtttgctaactcccatttaatcttcaaaattttagagagttagtgggagttcgtggcattttcgttggcaacattgttaaaaacggccgctttttatctattgtgaatgaaaatattatgtatgaaaatatttttttcaattaaatgtaaacaaaaacattcgcatctaataataacgtatgtatattttttaacaaccgcaatatttgctttctatccaattttatttcaccaaaatggaaatattattgccaatcagctgctATGGGAGTTTAttactcgctttgctgccgtccttcacccacaaaattggaactgattaaaagcgcagttaatcgggataactctgccgtctgtctagcgtataTCAACCGCAGTATTTACTTTCtgtccaattttattttaccaaaatgaaCATTTTATAGCCAATCATCAGCtggttatgggagtttataactcgttTTGTTGCCATCTGTTACCTTCatatttggaactgattaaaagcgcagttaatcggggttaactATGCCGTCTGCCAGGGCtattaataatagtaataattttgaattttataattaattttttgtatgtaattgcaaatacgaaataagggcatgcacctggaatgtccggacccttaattgggaaggtgcctctgcccagctggttgatgtcttcgtaagagtaaaggctgacatcaccgcaatccaagaaatgcgatggacgggacaaggacggaagaaggtgggtccttgtgacatctactacagcggccatataaaagagcgcaaattcggtgtgggattcgtgatgggagagagactccgtcgtcgagtcctggcattcactccggtggatgaacgtctagccacaatccgcatcaaagcgaggttcttcaacatatcgctgatttgcgcccacgccccgacggaagagaaggacgaagtgatcaaagataccttctatgagcgcttcGAACGTACCTATgtgcgctgcccccgccacgatgtcaaaatcgtgcttggcaatttcaacgctagggtgggtaaagaaggtgcctttggcacaacagtcggaaatttcagcctccatgacgaaacatcaccaaacggtctgcggctgatcgacttcgccggggcccgattatggtcgtctgtagtactagattccagcataagaaaatccatcaagctacttggctgtccccggatcgaatcactcgcaaccagatcgatcatgttgtgatagatggacgacatgtctccagtggttttgatgtgcgtacgcttcgtggtcccaacatcgactcggaccactatcttgtagcagctaagatacgcacccgcctctgtgtagaaaagcgcacacgtcaacaaacacaaggaaggttcgacatcgagaagctgcaatcacaaccgacagccgaacgattttctactcgacttgcactcctgctctctgag containing:
- the LOC105220062 gene encoding myosin-M heavy chain, whose protein sequence is MISGTKKIRKDFVESKKEVLQNTETMLNLNRELQQVLQERNRMDMCNRRFYDGGLSNKDDREKRRTLRLKAVDEIIASEKSYLRQLEILMYYFVNPIKLKKILDVHSHSLLFGQIEMIYNLNGELLRELDDNKDNVAQAFIKMAPFLKVYSVYAFGFRNAMLMLQEIENKNTEFRKFMVQTETRPEVQLTLNSLMIVPIQRLPRYKLLLEQVLLYTSPSEIDFKLLKDSVTQITSIVSHVNSCVEEQEVTLMLLNLQNSLSNRSPNIVKPSRKIVKEGRLFKISRNGSQLKRFCVLMSDIFMYCKILKDREINTAVENALECCCIFPLKKCKIYELFPDSFKITCQGDAIIFSSSDLQLVRSWINCIRGTINLHIQCRKTLRKESSKRKPTRKKNMKYFENDCQKRELPEHNKRKSCQDVGDKAIGCFPFKKNCYQTNINTESDLKHKRTVKALSDTRSFTTELSTEQEQDYILQPSPHKRVKFDFKENNASYTNEQNATKNVDTEVSLTDKIYNFFSNIF